The genomic DNA GGTTATTGAAAATTTAGAGGGAAAAATATATCTTTACTTTATAAATTTAGATCCCAAGTCTATAAAAGAACTAACTATACAGTTTGAAGAGAAACATATTTTAGGTAGATGTGTAGATTTAGATGTTTATACAACTGAAGGTACAGGTATCTCTAGAAGTGACTTCAATCTTCCCAAGAGAAAATGTCTCATCTGTGATGATTTAGCTTTCGCCTGTGGTAGAAGTATGAAACACTCTCATTCTGAGATTAAAGATAAGATTAACTCTAAATATATAGCATACCAAAATTTCTTAAAAAGACGTGAAGTTACTATCAATACAATAGCTGATCTCTCTTTGGAAAGTATGATTTATGAGGTATCTAGTTTTCCTGGTTTTGGTCTAGTTACACCTCTTACTCAAGGGGCTCATAAAGATATGAATCTCCTTACCTTTTTAAAAAGCTCTTTTATACTAAAAGATGGTTTTAAAAAGATGGCTGAAATAACATTTTCAGATCTTCCTTTAGATATTGCTTTCAAAAGGCTTAGAGAGATTGGAAAAGAAACTGAGAAAAAGATGTTTCAAGCAACTGATGGGGTAAATACTCACAAAGGTATGATATTTCTTTTAGGAATAGTGGTGGGAGCTACTTCTCGTACTCTCTATCAAAATAAAGATTTCAAAAATATTCAAACTCTCATATCTCAAATGACTAGGGATATACTTAAGGATTTTGAAAACATTGACACAAAAAAAACTCTCACTCATGGAGAAAAACTTTTTCTCTCTCATAAATTCACTGGAATACGTGGAGAGGTAAAAAATGGATTGGATATCATTTTTAGTGGTGCTCTTCTTGTTTTTAATTCTGCATTAAAAGAGAGTGCTG from Fusobacterium sp. SYSU M8D902 includes the following:
- the citX gene encoding citrate lyase holo-[acyl-carrier protein] synthase, with the protein product MFDLNKFLDDREKRVQLQNSLLERYSLPLLTIRANYPGENKWESIPIEITEIVAKEMEILFKERLIKKEVIENLEGKIYLYFINLDPKSIKELTIQFEEKHILGRCVDLDVYTTEGTGISRSDFNLPKRKCLICDDLAFACGRSMKHSHSEIKDKINSKYIAYQNFLKRREVTINTIADLSLESMIYEVSSFPGFGLVTPLTQGAHKDMNLLTFLKSSFILKDGFKKMAEITFSDLPLDIAFKRLREIGKETEKKMFQATDGVNTHKGMIFLLGIVVGATSRTLYQNKDFKNIQTLISQMTRDILKDFENIDTKKTLTHGEKLFLSHKFTGIRGEVKNGLDIIFSGALLVFNSALKESADINKASVHTLIYLMSKVMDSTIVYRHNLEVLEDVKKEMKAIFESGGVFNYSLDFLFELENKYIQKNISPGGSADLLAVTIFFHKILTYFY